AGGCATCATCCACATCGGCAATGGCCAGGATGCCGCCGGGCCTGAGCACCCGCATGATCTCGCTCAGGGCTTGCTCGGGCCGCTTGAGGTGCTGAAACAGAAAGCGGGCATAAACAAAATCAACCCCCCCATCGGCCAGCTCCAGGGCATAGGCATCGCCCTGCTGGAAGCTGAGGTTGGCCAGCCCGGCTTGGGCCGCGTGGGCCCTGGCCTCATCCAGCAACTGCGGGCTGAGGTCCAGCCCCAGCACCTGTCCCCCAGCCACCATTCGCGCCAGCAGGCAGCTGATCAAACCCGGTCCACAGGCCAGATCCAGCACCCGCATACCGGGCCGCAGGCCGCATTGCTGGAGTATCGCCTGCTCCAGGGCCTGTGCCGCATCGGCCTGGGCCTTGAGCCGGTCCAGCTCCTGCTGGTTCTGCCGGAAACCACCAAAGGCGTAGGAGCCGGCGTTCGGGTTCTGAGCGCTCGGGTTCTGATCAGTGTCGGTCATGGCCCTGCCCCTCCACCGCCTGCACCGCGTTGACCCAGTTCTGGGTGCTGCCCCTGAGCCGGTCACAGAGCACCACCGAGAGATTGAGCAGGACCCGGGCGACGATCTCGGGCATGGTCTTCATCGCCTTGTTCAACAGGGCCTGGGTGAGGATCAGCAACTTCACCTCGGTATTGGCCTGCACCCTGGCGGTGCGCGGGCTGCGACTGACAAAGGCGATCTCGCCAAACAACTCGCCCGGCCCGAGCAGGGCCAGGGAGATGGGGCGCGCCGCGCTGCCGCCCCAGATCTCCACTACCCCCTCCAATACGACAAACAACTCATCGCCCACGTCACCGGGGCGAATGATCAGCTCCCCGGCCTGACAGGACAGCAGGCTGCAACTACCCAGAAAGGCCTGCGCCTGGGCCTCGCTCAGGCCGGCCAGCAGGGGGATGCCCTGGGTCGGATCGGCATGCAGATTGTGCTCCAATATGTCCCAAAACTCCTCGCTATCGAGCAGGCGCTTGTTGAGATGCGTGGCATGGTTGGGAAAACAGCCCTCAAACCAAAGACTATCGGCATCACTGGTCGGCAGCTTGCGCGCCAGCCGCCAGAAGGGCGAGCGCACCCGGCGCATGTAGTTGGCATCCTCGGTGATGAATACCATGGGGATGCGGTAGCCCACGTCCTCATCGACAAAGCCCTGGGTGTAGCGCCGATAGCCCAGTTGCTCATAAAAACCCAGCAGGGATGGCGCGCAATTGAGGAAGTTGAAGCGCACGCCCCGCGCCCTGGCGTGTTCGAACAGGCGCAGCAGCAGACCAGCGAGCACCGCCGAGCCGCGCCAGGCGCTGGCCACCATCAACCGGGAACTGATGGACAGACAATCGGGCCGAAACCCCTGCCA
This is a stretch of genomic DNA from gamma proteobacterium SS-5. It encodes these proteins:
- a CDS encoding cyclic nucleotide-binding domain-containing protein; protein product: MPTAEPISDPPVSTELRLARSLAEREAIYRFRYQIYVQEMGKHLSYADSERQILYDEMDADADHFMVLAAGEVVAAARLNQLGRTPLSDYWRQIYGLQHWQGFRPDCLSISSRLMVASAWRGSAVLAGLLLRLFEHARARGVRFNFLNCAPSLLGFYEQLGYRRYTQGFVDEDVGYRIPMVFITEDANYMRRVRSPFWRLARKLPTSDADSLWFEGCFPNHATHLNKRLLDSEEFWDILEHNLHADPTQGIPLLAGLSEAQAQAFLGSCSLLSCQAGELIIRPGDVGDELFVVLEGVVEIWGGSAARPISLALLGPGELFGEIAFVSRSPRTARVQANTEVKLLILTQALLNKAMKTMPEIVARVLLNLSVVLCDRLRGSTQNWVNAVQAVEGQGHDRH
- a CDS encoding methyltransferase domain-containing protein; translation: MTDTDQNPSAQNPNAGSYAFGGFRQNQQELDRLKAQADAAQALEQAILQQCGLRPGMRVLDLACGPGLISCLLARMVAGGQVLGLDLSPQLLDEARAHAAQAGLANLSFQQGDAYALELADGGVDFVYARFLFQHLKRPEQALSEIMRVLRPGGILAIADVDDAWLSLYPEPARFAAFVRRAAQAQAGQGGDRHIGRKLAGLLAEAGFAQVNAWVQGLSSSQLGMQALLDLTTGFKLQQLVAEDPIQAEADRADIYRLLQRPNAWGCVGVFLACGLRPVPDPD